The Mytilus trossulus isolate FHL-02 chromosome 3, PNRI_Mtr1.1.1.hap1, whole genome shotgun sequence genome contains a region encoding:
- the LOC134712008 gene encoding BTB/POZ domain-containing protein 6-B-like isoform X1 — protein MEKKIFRFLADIVMDRPLKTEPKSCMQISSNRQFSDDEVNQEVPPNYTAKVTVQNPRRKPEPSWKIARPQPQCLPTYKASEEFNWQANQSSVRERNAVMFNNPLMADVYFKVGTVPHQQKIPAHKYILATGSSVFYAMFFGGLADAKHVIEIPDVEPQAFLNLLRYLYCDEIHLEPDNVLATLYAAKKYIVPHLARTCVRYLETSLSAHNACILLSQGRLFEEQELMQRCWEVIDAQAEEALRSDGFTEIDVNTLNTVLSRETLNAKEISVFNAACRWADAECKRQNLEQSAENKRKVLGDTLFKIRIPAMSLEEYANGPAQSGVLTLQETNNLFLDYLAKNKPELKFNKRNRSGLKPFKCHRFQSSAYRSNQWRYRGRCDSIQFAVDQRIFIAGFGLYGSSNGAAEYQVKIELKKNGIVLGQNITKFFSDGSSNTFDVMFDNPVQIESDIFYTASAILDGGELSYFGQEGLAEVQCGKVNFQFQCSSDSTNGTGVQGGQIPEIIFYC, from the exons ATGGATAGACCACTAAAAACTGAACCAAAAAGCTGCATGCAAATCAGTTCAAACAGACAGTTTTCTGATGATGAGGTGAACCAAGAAGTTCCTCCAAATTACACAGCTAAAGTAACTGTACAAAATCCAAGAAGAAAACCAGAACCATCATGGAAAATAGCCAGACCTCAACCCCAGTGTTTACCAACATATAAAGCTAGTGAGGAATTTAACTGGCAAGCTAATCAATCTAGTGTTCGAGAAAGAAATGCTGTGATGTTTAACAATCCTCTCATGGCTGATGTCTACTTTAAAGTTGGAACTGTCCCTCATCAACAGAAAATTCCAGCACACAAGTACATTTTAGCAACAGGCAGCTCAGTGTTTTATGCTATGTTTTTTGGTGGACTTGCGGATGCAAAGCATGTAATTGAAATTCCAGATGTTGAACCTCAAGCTTTCCTTAATCTTCTCAG gtacTTGTATTGTGATGAAATACATTTGGAACCAGACAATGTATTGGCTACTCTGTATGCAGCTAAGAAGTACATAGTACCTCATTTGGCCAGGACTTGTGTTCGATATCTAGAAACAAGTCTCAGTGCACATAATGCTTGTATCTTACTCAGTCAGGGGAGACTATTTGAAGAACAAGAACTGATGCAGCGATGCTGGGAAGTTATTGATGCTCAAGCTGAGGAAGCACTAAGATCTGATGGATTCACTGAAATTGATGTCAATACATTGAATACTGTCTTAAGCAGAGAAACTCTCAATGCTAAAGAAATCTCTGTATTCAATGCAGCTTGTCGTTGGGCTGATGCCGAATGCAAAAGACAAAACTTAGAACAATCTGCTgaaaataaaaggaaagtttTAGGCGATACTTTGTTCAAAATTCGCATTCCTGCAATGTCCTTAGAGGAGTATGCCAATGGACCAGCACAGTCTGGTGTATTAACATTACAAGAAACAAATAATCTTTTTCTAGACTATCTTGCCAAGAACAAACCAGAACTGAAATTCAACAAGAGAAATCGATCTGGCTTAAAGCCTTTCAAATGTCACAGATTCCAATCTTCAGCTTATCGAAGTAATCAATGGAGGTATCGTGGACGATGTGATAGTATACAGTTTGCTGTTGATCAGCGAATATTTATTGCAGGTTTTGGGTTGTACGGATCGAGTAATGGGGCAGCTGAATATCAAGTGAAAATTGAACTCAAGAAAAACGGCATAGTGCTTGGTCAAAATATTACTAAATTTTTCTCTGATGGATCTAGTAATACGTTTGATGTTATGTTTGACAATCCAGTACAAATCGAATCAGATATATTTTACACTGCTAGTGCTATTTTAGATGGAGGTGAACTAAGTTATTTTGGACAAGAGGGGTTAGCTGAAGTTCAATGTGGGAAAGTGAATTTTCAGTTTCAGTGTTCATCAGATAGTACAAATGGAACTGGAGTTCAGGGTGGACAAATTCCagaaatcatattttattgttaa
- the LOC134712008 gene encoding BTB/POZ domain-containing protein 6-B-like isoform X2, with protein sequence MDRPLKTEPKSCMQISSNRQFSDDEVNQEVPPNYTAKVTVQNPRRKPEPSWKIARPQPQCLPTYKASEEFNWQANQSSVRERNAVMFNNPLMADVYFKVGTVPHQQKIPAHKYILATGSSVFYAMFFGGLADAKHVIEIPDVEPQAFLNLLRYLYCDEIHLEPDNVLATLYAAKKYIVPHLARTCVRYLETSLSAHNACILLSQGRLFEEQELMQRCWEVIDAQAEEALRSDGFTEIDVNTLNTVLSRETLNAKEISVFNAACRWADAECKRQNLEQSAENKRKVLGDTLFKIRIPAMSLEEYANGPAQSGVLTLQETNNLFLDYLAKNKPELKFNKRNRSGLKPFKCHRFQSSAYRSNQWRYRGRCDSIQFAVDQRIFIAGFGLYGSSNGAAEYQVKIELKKNGIVLGQNITKFFSDGSSNTFDVMFDNPVQIESDIFYTASAILDGGELSYFGQEGLAEVQCGKVNFQFQCSSDSTNGTGVQGGQIPEIIFYC encoded by the exons ATGGATAGACCACTAAAAACTGAACCAAAAAGCTGCATGCAAATCAGTTCAAACAGACAGTTTTCTGATGATGAGGTGAACCAAGAAGTTCCTCCAAATTACACAGCTAAAGTAACTGTACAAAATCCAAGAAGAAAACCAGAACCATCATGGAAAATAGCCAGACCTCAACCCCAGTGTTTACCAACATATAAAGCTAGTGAGGAATTTAACTGGCAAGCTAATCAATCTAGTGTTCGAGAAAGAAATGCTGTGATGTTTAACAATCCTCTCATGGCTGATGTCTACTTTAAAGTTGGAACTGTCCCTCATCAACAGAAAATTCCAGCACACAAGTACATTTTAGCAACAGGCAGCTCAGTGTTTTATGCTATGTTTTTTGGTGGACTTGCGGATGCAAAGCATGTAATTGAAATTCCAGATGTTGAACCTCAAGCTTTCCTTAATCTTCTCAG gtacTTGTATTGTGATGAAATACATTTGGAACCAGACAATGTATTGGCTACTCTGTATGCAGCTAAGAAGTACATAGTACCTCATTTGGCCAGGACTTGTGTTCGATATCTAGAAACAAGTCTCAGTGCACATAATGCTTGTATCTTACTCAGTCAGGGGAGACTATTTGAAGAACAAGAACTGATGCAGCGATGCTGGGAAGTTATTGATGCTCAAGCTGAGGAAGCACTAAGATCTGATGGATTCACTGAAATTGATGTCAATACATTGAATACTGTCTTAAGCAGAGAAACTCTCAATGCTAAAGAAATCTCTGTATTCAATGCAGCTTGTCGTTGGGCTGATGCCGAATGCAAAAGACAAAACTTAGAACAATCTGCTgaaaataaaaggaaagtttTAGGCGATACTTTGTTCAAAATTCGCATTCCTGCAATGTCCTTAGAGGAGTATGCCAATGGACCAGCACAGTCTGGTGTATTAACATTACAAGAAACAAATAATCTTTTTCTAGACTATCTTGCCAAGAACAAACCAGAACTGAAATTCAACAAGAGAAATCGATCTGGCTTAAAGCCTTTCAAATGTCACAGATTCCAATCTTCAGCTTATCGAAGTAATCAATGGAGGTATCGTGGACGATGTGATAGTATACAGTTTGCTGTTGATCAGCGAATATTTATTGCAGGTTTTGGGTTGTACGGATCGAGTAATGGGGCAGCTGAATATCAAGTGAAAATTGAACTCAAGAAAAACGGCATAGTGCTTGGTCAAAATATTACTAAATTTTTCTCTGATGGATCTAGTAATACGTTTGATGTTATGTTTGACAATCCAGTACAAATCGAATCAGATATATTTTACACTGCTAGTGCTATTTTAGATGGAGGTGAACTAAGTTATTTTGGACAAGAGGGGTTAGCTGAAGTTCAATGTGGGAAAGTGAATTTTCAGTTTCAGTGTTCATCAGATAGTACAAATGGAACTGGAGTTCAGGGTGGACAAATTCCagaaatcatattttattgttaa